The Paenibacillus antri genomic interval TTCATCCGATCCACCATAAGGAGGCGAATGATGTGAGTCGCGCGGGGCAAGTGGCGCTCGTGACGGGCGGCAACAAGGGCATCGGCTTCGAGATTTGCCGTCGGCTCGGGGAGTTGGGCGTAACGGTGTTGGTGGGGGCGAGAAGCAGGAACCGAGGCGTCGAAGCGGCGGAACGTCTCGTCCTGGAAGGGGCGAGCGCCGAGTGGGTGCCGCTCGACGTCGTCGACGCGGTGTCCGTCGAACGGGCCGCGACCGCGATCGAGGACAGATTCGGCAAGCTGGACATTCTCGTGAACAATGCAGGCATCTTCTTGCCGGAGCCGACGCCCGGCGCGCTGGATGCCGGCACGATGAAGGCGGTATACGAAACGAACGTGTTCGGCGTCCAACGCGTCACTTCGGCGATGCTGCCGCTGCTGCGGCGTTCGCCTGCCGGCCGCATCGTCAATATGTCCAGCTCGCTCGGGTCGCTCGGCTTGCACGGCGACCCGAGCTTCGAGCTCGGCGGTTTTCTGGCGTCGGCTTATAACTCTTCGAAAACCGCGGTCAACGCGATGACGGTCATGCTCGCGAAGGAGCTCGCGGGTACTCCGATCAAGGTGAACGCGGCGGACCCCGGCTATTGCGCGACCGACATGAACGGCCGTTCCGGTCCGCGAACGCCGGCGCAAGGCGCCCGGGCGGCGGTCCGGTTGGCCATGCTGCCGGCGGACGGACCGACCGGCCGTCTGTTCGACGAGAAAGGTCCGCTTCCTTGGTAGCGTAATACAATGGAGAACCTTGCAGCCCCCGGCGACGCCGGCGACTCGCAAGGTTTTTCTGCGTCCGCTCGTTAATGCGCGTCGGAAAATGTCGGTATTTTCGACTACTCACCTCGTCCCCGATTCGATACAATGACATAGAACGATTGGTAATCTAAATTCAGTATCGGAGGAATCTTTAATGATCATCGGATCCGGAAATCACCGCTACGACATGAATCCGGCTTGGGCGCAGCTGCCTGAGTCGATTCGGTTCGGCTATTGCCACGGCATCGTCACCGATTCGGAAGACAACGTATATGTATTCCATACGAACGCGCCGTGCGTCGTGAAGTTCGATCCCGAAGGGCGGTATCTCGCTTCGTGGGGCGACGAATACGAAGGCGGCGCGCATGGGTTCTACTTGCATGACGAAGGCGGCGAACAGTACTTATACATCACGGATACGGCTCGAGGCTCGGTCGTCAAGACGACGTTGTCGGGCGAGAAGGTGCTGGAGCTCGGCGCTCCGGATTTGCCGAACGCGTACGACGCGGAACGCAAGTACGTTCCGACCGACGTCGCGGTCGCCCCGAACGGCGACATCTACGTCGCCGACGGCTATGGGCAGAACTGGGTTCACCGCTACCGGGCGAACGGGGAATACGTCGGTTCGTTCGGCGGCACGGGATCGGAGCCGGGGCGGTTCAAGTGCCCCCACGGCATCTCCGTCGACGTGCGCCGGGGCGAGCCGGAGCTCTATGTCGCCGATCGCGGCAACCATCGCATCCAAGTGTTAACGCCGGACGGCGAGCCGATTCGGATCATCGACGAAAATATGGATATGCCCTGCAGCTTCTTCTTCCACGGCGACGAGA includes:
- a CDS encoding SDR family oxidoreductase, producing MSRAGQVALVTGGNKGIGFEICRRLGELGVTVLVGARSRNRGVEAAERLVLEGASAEWVPLDVVDAVSVERAATAIEDRFGKLDILVNNAGIFLPEPTPGALDAGTMKAVYETNVFGVQRVTSAMLPLLRRSPAGRIVNMSSSLGSLGLHGDPSFELGGFLASAYNSSKTAVNAMTVMLAKELAGTPIKVNAADPGYCATDMNGRSGPRTPAQGARAAVRLAMLPADGPTGRLFDEKGPLPW